The Pseudolabrys sp. FHR47 genome contains a region encoding:
- a CDS encoding DUF6494 family protein — protein MIGDKALQVAIDRYIKTVRPQAQAELTKVIREAMDRGDLRGGTIDTAVHLTCEKIGLNVTLYGKVEL, from the coding sequence ATGATCGGCGACAAAGCCCTGCAGGTTGCGATCGACCGTTACATCAAAACGGTGCGTCCGCAGGCGCAGGCCGAGCTGACCAAGGTCATCCGCGAGGCTATGGACCGCGGCGATTTGCGCGGTGGCACCATCGACACCGCGGTGCATCTGACCTGCGAGAAGATCGGCCTCAACGTCACGCTGTACGGCAAGGTCGAGCTTTAA
- the leuD gene encoding 3-isopropylmalate dehydratase small subunit: MEKFTHLEGVAAPLRIINVDTDMIIPKQYLKTIKRTGLGKGLFSEQRYLDDGAENPEFVLNKPAYRNAKILVAGDNFGCGSSREHAPWALMDFGIRCVISTSFGDIFYNNCFKNGILPIRVSPEDLEKLFDDADRGANATLSVDLESQEIRGPDGGVIKFDVDAFRKHCLLNGLDDIGLTKQKADKISSFEQKAAAARPWA, from the coding sequence ATGGAAAAATTTACTCACCTCGAAGGCGTCGCCGCCCCGCTGCGGATCATCAATGTCGACACCGACATGATCATCCCGAAGCAGTACCTGAAGACGATCAAGCGCACCGGACTGGGCAAGGGCCTGTTCTCGGAGCAGCGCTATCTCGACGACGGCGCCGAGAACCCGGAATTCGTGCTCAACAAGCCGGCCTATCGCAATGCCAAGATCCTGGTCGCCGGCGACAATTTCGGCTGCGGCTCCTCGCGCGAGCATGCGCCGTGGGCTCTGATGGATTTCGGCATCCGCTGCGTGATCTCGACCTCGTTCGGCGATATTTTTTATAACAACTGCTTCAAGAACGGCATCCTGCCGATCCGCGTGTCGCCGGAAGACCTCGAGAAGCTGTTCGACGACGCCGATCGCGGCGCCAATGCCACGCTCTCGGTCGATCTCGAAAGCCAAGAAATCCGCGGCCCGGATGGCGGCGTCATCAAGTTCGACGTCGATGCGTTCCGCAAGCACTGCCTGCTCAACGGCCTCGACGACATCGGCCTGACCAAGCAGAAGGCCGACAAGATTTCGAGTTTCGAGCAGAAGGCCGCCGCCGCGCGCCCGTGGGCGTAA
- a CDS encoding HXXEE domain-containing protein has translation MTLTELTWLALAAYGVHILEEFTFDWRNWARNVLKLPAEWDHFYVTNALVIVLGAVAAQLAATRPVIALGFPALMIINATFFHVLPFIRAKGRFSPGLITAVLLFYPLGFACFRVADAGPGDIAAAFLIGAGLMASPVALLVLKDKPYFRQDRA, from the coding sequence ATGACGCTGACGGAATTGACGTGGCTGGCGCTTGCCGCCTACGGCGTCCACATTCTCGAGGAATTCACCTTCGATTGGCGGAACTGGGCGCGCAACGTGCTCAAGCTGCCGGCGGAGTGGGACCATTTCTACGTCACCAATGCGCTCGTAATCGTGCTGGGGGCCGTGGCGGCCCAACTGGCGGCGACCCGGCCGGTGATTGCGCTCGGCTTTCCCGCGCTGATGATCATCAACGCCACGTTCTTCCACGTCCTGCCTTTCATCCGGGCCAAGGGCCGCTTCTCGCCGGGGCTGATTACGGCGGTTCTGCTGTTTTATCCGCTCGGTTTTGCCTGCTTCCGGGTTGCCGATGCCGGTCCGGGGGACATCGCCGCCGCCTTTCTGATCGGCGCCGGCTTGATGGCCTCCCCGGTTGCGCTGCTTGTGCTGAAGGACAAACCCTATTTTCGGCAGGACCGCGCCTAA
- a CDS encoding polymer-forming cytoskeletal protein: protein MSYFSPTKGDRTAKPVETAAPEAKPTAAPLRTAEREIVSTLGAGLLITGNIVSTGGVQVFGRVVGDIHAAHLVVGKGANIEGNVRAQDVIIDGTFKGTIHGNVVKLQSTAMVEGEVYNRSLAIDQNANFEGVARRLSQPVEAPLDDQIAVKPSTPALVPEQPTTTAYAYANGGNGHATHDGGNMNSELPNGQTSNY, encoded by the coding sequence TTGAGTTACTTTTCCCCGACCAAGGGCGACCGCACCGCAAAGCCGGTCGAGACCGCCGCGCCGGAAGCCAAGCCCACCGCCGCACCGCTGCGCACCGCCGAGCGCGAAATCGTTTCCACGCTGGGCGCCGGACTGCTCATTACCGGCAACATCGTTTCCACCGGCGGCGTGCAGGTGTTTGGCCGCGTCGTCGGCGACATCCACGCCGCGCATCTGGTGGTCGGCAAAGGCGCCAATATCGAGGGCAATGTCCGCGCGCAGGATGTCATCATCGACGGCACCTTCAAGGGCACCATTCACGGCAATGTCGTGAAGCTGCAATCGACCGCCATGGTCGAGGGCGAGGTTTATAACCGCTCGCTGGCAATCGACCAGAACGCAAATTTCGAGGGCGTCGCCCGCCGGCTGTCGCAGCCGGTCGAAGCGCCGCTGGACGACCAGATCGCCGTGAAGCCGTCGACCCCGGCCTTGGTGCCGGAACAGCCGACCACCACCGCCTATGCCTATGCGAATGGCGGCAACGGTCACGCCACCCACGATGGCGGCAATATGAACAGCGAACTGCCGAACGGCCAGACGTCGAACTACTAA
- a CDS encoding LamG domain-containing protein encodes MSNTTSFLQTNFFVTGQAQTASNIGVALNGSQPFTIAAWVQFGSLQNTANILVQDGTFAFGVVGRQAFVQIVGMPTLWSNGSSNPISENDWTYLACVFTGNMLQIYIDGELDTQATIKGSAPAGSNPIVIGSNLQGNLNCVRVYSSALSLSQILDAMFDPDPSQAYAAYFDFSINPPADTSGHNLPLTLTSGATVMNVVPSVSLTGTAYCQPIRDANTNPGGAGNDAYTIQAWIYVDNPNVIGATSDIIPAGQAILVNQPLDAQSGVALYLYYDTNVNAYRFASLRGDISVASNSLLSNATVSYGRWINVATTYDPATATLSIYVNGAIDTSNSSFGAISPLSAPNVLVAGAVIADQPSSAWTLQGYVQSVDIWSICLDAAAIAQWQNGYPLMEPGLVSHYDFAQALPRDEVDGTPIGLADTAWLKPQTNSVRPGQGPAQVHLYDAEPGYAQLPPEQMASIRASISFDDVPDLDRLLDEAMRSDLEGRLVALMPPEMRAQFRGRLESAWVRARTMMRERPFDMRCIITHHKIAGEHILIHHTPEKSIVVFRAPEESISDCNMWRIQMIWSVVSALLTIFGIYATLTQKAMDFINTKILQNRPLMTVITQNLTLANVTGVFGTLAILQNYGVLWPLIKIALSYLSWYLLGRLVVKILVALFGTAAAVAETIAELVVAAAYIVYVWAQQPSNCPLIPSSSEARKIHV; translated from the coding sequence ATGTCCAACACGACCTCTTTTCTCCAGACCAACTTCTTTGTCACCGGCCAAGCGCAAACCGCGTCGAATATAGGCGTGGCGCTGAATGGCAGTCAGCCTTTCACCATCGCTGCCTGGGTTCAGTTCGGCAGTCTGCAGAATACCGCGAACATTCTCGTGCAGGATGGGACGTTCGCATTCGGGGTGGTCGGCCGGCAGGCTTTCGTCCAGATCGTCGGCATGCCGACATTGTGGTCGAACGGCTCATCGAATCCGATCTCTGAGAACGACTGGACCTATCTTGCCTGCGTCTTCACCGGCAATATGCTGCAGATCTATATCGATGGCGAACTCGATACCCAGGCGACAATCAAAGGCAGCGCTCCCGCCGGATCGAATCCGATCGTTATCGGCAGCAATCTGCAGGGCAACCTCAATTGCGTGCGGGTCTACAGTTCGGCCCTGTCGCTCTCGCAGATTCTCGATGCGATGTTCGACCCGGACCCGAGCCAGGCTTACGCCGCCTATTTCGATTTCTCGATCAATCCGCCGGCCGATACATCGGGCCATAATCTGCCGTTGACGTTGACGTCGGGTGCCACGGTGATGAACGTGGTGCCGTCCGTGTCGCTGACCGGGACGGCCTATTGCCAGCCAATTCGCGACGCCAATACCAACCCTGGCGGTGCCGGCAACGACGCCTATACGATCCAGGCCTGGATCTACGTCGACAACCCGAACGTGATCGGTGCCACCTCCGACATCATTCCGGCGGGTCAGGCGATCCTGGTCAATCAGCCGCTTGACGCTCAAAGCGGTGTTGCGCTGTATCTTTACTACGACACCAATGTGAACGCTTATCGCTTTGCGTCGCTGCGTGGCGATATCAGCGTGGCGTCGAATTCGCTGCTGTCGAACGCCACGGTCTCGTATGGCCGATGGATCAATGTTGCGACGACCTACGATCCGGCGACGGCGACGTTGTCGATCTATGTGAATGGCGCGATCGATACGTCCAACTCCTCGTTCGGAGCGATCTCGCCGCTATCCGCGCCCAACGTGCTTGTCGCCGGCGCCGTCATCGCCGACCAGCCGTCGAGCGCATGGACCCTGCAGGGCTACGTTCAGTCGGTCGACATCTGGAGCATCTGTTTGGATGCCGCCGCGATAGCCCAGTGGCAGAACGGCTATCCGCTGATGGAGCCGGGCCTTGTCTCGCACTACGACTTCGCCCAGGCATTGCCGCGTGATGAAGTCGACGGAACTCCGATCGGTCTTGCCGACACGGCGTGGCTCAAGCCGCAGACCAACTCGGTGCGTCCCGGCCAGGGACCGGCGCAAGTTCATCTTTACGATGCGGAGCCGGGTTACGCCCAACTGCCGCCGGAGCAAATGGCGTCGATCCGCGCGTCGATTTCATTCGACGACGTTCCGGACCTCGACAGATTGCTGGACGAGGCGATGCGCAGCGATCTCGAAGGGCGGCTGGTCGCGCTGATGCCGCCGGAGATGAGGGCTCAATTTCGCGGGCGGCTCGAGAGCGCCTGGGTGCGCGCCCGCACCATGATGCGGGAACGGCCGTTCGACATGCGCTGCATCATCACGCATCACAAGATCGCCGGCGAGCACATCCTGATCCATCACACGCCCGAAAAATCCATCGTGGTGTTCCGCGCGCCGGAAGAGTCGATCAGCGACTGCAATATGTGGCGTATTCAGATGATCTGGTCGGTGGTCTCGGCGTTGCTGACGATCTTCGGTATCTACGCAACGCTGACGCAGAAGGCGATGGATTTCATCAATACGAAGATCCTGCAGAACCGGCCGCTGATGACCGTCATCACGCAGAACCTGACTTTGGCCAACGTGACTGGGGTATTCGGCACCCTGGCCATCCTCCAGAACTACGGAGTGCTCTGGCCGCTGATCAAGATCGCCTTGAGCTATTTGTCCTGGTACCTGCTCGGACGGCTTGTCGTGAAAATCCTGGTCGCCCTGTTCGGCACGGCCGCGGCCGTCGCGGAGACCATCGCCGAGTTGGTCGTCGCTGCGGCTTACATCGTCTATGTGTGGGCACAGCAGCCATCGAACTGTCCACTTATTCCAAGCAGCAGCGAGGCGCGAAAGATTCACGTCTGA
- a CDS encoding metallopeptidase family protein yields the protein MAREFDDPEGWFGAEAPSLDDIEALAQAAYARLPETFRALCEGLVIQVDDFPTDEVLEHMGAESEFDLLGLFQGIGLPFRSDQITGQMPNMVWLYRRPILDYWAEHEETLGAIVTHVLVHEIGHHFGLSDEDMEAIEASVE from the coding sequence ATGGCACGCGAATTCGACGATCCGGAGGGCTGGTTCGGGGCGGAAGCACCCTCGCTCGACGATATCGAGGCCCTGGCCCAGGCCGCCTATGCCCGGCTGCCGGAAACCTTCCGGGCGCTGTGCGAGGGGCTGGTCATCCAGGTCGACGATTTTCCGACCGATGAAGTCCTGGAGCACATGGGCGCGGAGAGCGAATTCGACCTGCTCGGCCTGTTCCAGGGCATCGGCCTGCCGTTCCGGTCCGACCAGATCACTGGGCAGATGCCGAATATGGTTTGGTTGTACCGGAGGCCTATCCTGGACTACTGGGCCGAGCACGAAGAGACGCTCGGCGCCATCGTGACCCACGTCCTCGTGCACGAGATCGGCCACCATTTCGGCCTGTCGGACGAAGACATGGAAGCGATCGAAGCCAGCGTGGAATGA